From Plectropomus leopardus isolate mb chromosome 4, YSFRI_Pleo_2.0, whole genome shotgun sequence, the proteins below share one genomic window:
- the LOC121941943 gene encoding CD209 antigen-like protein E has protein sequence MAQQDVYVNVDRPSRNPGKKKSFGKSLENIYENGDALESKRTGPAGAADRKRVKKGSCRGAAVCLGLLCLLLLTGFITLLLLYTTGNSEWVKLQTSYKNLSEERDWWQRRFEDMAKDRNAVQTNLPTGGVKYGTSHYYVSTEKKTWKESREACQSKGADLVIINSEEEQKFIIEFNKIIWIGLTDQDEEGVWKWVDGTTLSTKYWYSPQPDNGGTLGYAEDCAEMYVESHDPLLKWNDAHCSQRNYWVCETSSN, from the exons ATGGCTCAACAGGATGTCTATGTTAATGTAGACAGACCATCACGTAATCCtggcaaaaagaaaagctttggaaaaagtctagaaaacatttatgaaaatgGAGACGCCCTGGAGTCAAAAAGAACTGGACCTGCAG GTGCTGCAGATCGCAAAAGAGTGAAGAAGGGTTCCTGCAGaggtgctgctgtgtgtctggGTCTGCTGTGTCTTCTCCTCCTGACTGGATTCATAACTCTGCTTCTCCTGT acACCACAGGCAACTCTGAGTGGGTCAAGTTGCAGACCAGCTACAAAAATTTGTCTGAAGAGAGAGACTGGTGGCAGAGAAGATTTGAAGACATGGCCAAAGACAGAAATGCTGTACAGACAAATCTCCCAACAG ggggGGTTAAGTATGGCACCAGCCATTACTACGTATCTACTGAAAAGAAGACGtggaaggagagcagagaggccTGCCAGAGCAAAGGAGCTGACCTGGTGATCATCAACAGTGAGGAGGAACAG AAGTTCATCATTGaattcaacaaaataatttgGATTGGGCTGACTGACCAAGATGAGGAGGGTGTCTGGAAATGGGTGGATGGGACAACTCTGTCCACAAA GTACTGGTACTCTCCACAGCCTGACAATGGGGGAACACTTGGATATGCAGAAGACTGTGCTGAGATGTATGTTGAAAGCCATGATCCATTATTAAAATGGAACGATGCCCATTGTTCTCAAAGAAACTACTGGGTCTGTGAGACTTCATCCAATTGA